The Ensifer adhaerens genome contains a region encoding:
- a CDS encoding DUF2163 domain-containing protein gives MSVLSPEVEAIVESGEFAGLDLIRFDLPGKTVGYHRGGRPFTYNGLKYLPNRFLQGGDINSAVGVAVTTRTIVFSNIPVDDPDDAVAKIEQYDYPNSPVIITHLAGVPDTNEVVGILVSNIYEIDRVSFNDDALDANGSGMLTLTIELQPPGRSARGQTLIKRSTAEQQFDNDETDTGLEYVATIGTVPEEWGQVSR, from the coding sequence ATGAGCGTGCTTTCTCCTGAAGTCGAGGCGATCGTCGAAAGCGGAGAGTTCGCGGGGCTTGATCTCATCCGGTTCGATCTGCCGGGCAAGACTGTCGGCTATCATCGCGGCGGGCGGCCCTTCACCTATAACGGCCTGAAGTACCTGCCGAACCGATTCCTGCAGGGCGGCGACATCAATAGCGCCGTCGGCGTAGCGGTGACGACGCGGACGATCGTGTTTTCGAATATCCCGGTCGACGACCCTGATGACGCGGTCGCCAAGATCGAGCAGTACGATTACCCGAACTCGCCGGTCATCATCACCCATCTTGCCGGCGTGCCTGACACCAACGAGGTCGTTGGCATCCTCGTTTCGAACATCTACGAGATCGACCGCGTCAGCTTTAATGATGACGCGCTCGATGCCAATGGCTCCGGCATGCTGACCCTGACGATCGAGCTTCAGCCGCCCGGCCGCTCCGCCCGGGGGCAAACGCTGATCAAACGCAGCACCGCCGAGCAGCAGTTCGATAACGACGAGACCGATACCGGCCTCGAATACGTCGCGACGATCGGCACGGTTCCCGAGGAATGGGGACAGGTTTCGAGGTAG
- a CDS encoding DUF6950 family protein, whose amino-acid sequence MDRFRIGSATLERELSTPYAYGPADCFHLGCAMADALHGTSLVEKYRGAYRTLKGAHIALRRRGFSNLVDFWSAELGQEPDGAASARYFDLVILRLADGAEHVGVCLGNRFTTKTERGRSDHGLSDVIATFHLG is encoded by the coding sequence ATGGATCGCTTCCGTATCGGATCAGCCACGCTGGAGCGTGAGCTGTCGACCCCCTATGCCTATGGCCCGGCCGATTGCTTTCACCTCGGCTGCGCCATGGCGGATGCCCTGCATGGCACCTCGCTCGTCGAGAAGTACCGCGGCGCCTATCGCACCTTGAAGGGAGCGCACATCGCGCTCCGCCGGCGCGGCTTTTCGAACCTGGTTGATTTCTGGTCGGCCGAGCTGGGACAGGAGCCGGACGGAGCCGCCTCGGCACGCTATTTCGACCTGGTCATCCTTCGTCTCGCCGACGGCGCCGAGCATGTCGGGGTCTGCCTTGGCAACCGCTTCACCACCAAAACCGAGAGGGGCCGTAGCGACCACGGCCTTTCCGATGTCATTGCGACCTTCCATCTCGGGTAA